In Desulfuromonadales bacterium, the genomic stretch GTCGTAGGCGATGTTCGAGCAGCGCTCGTAGCGGCTTTTGCGCTCCTCCAGATAGGCCGGGTACTTGGGATGGCTGAGCAGCGCCGGGATCGCCTTCTGCGGCAGCGTTGTGGAACAGACCTCGACCATCTTCGAGTTGAGGATGCTCGATACGTACTGCTTGAACATCGGGTCCTTGTCGGCGTTGTAAACCTCGATCCAGCCGCAGCGGGCTCCCGGCCAGGGGGCCTCTTTGCTGATCCCCTTCATGGCGATGGCCGGCACGTCACCGATCAGGTCGGAGATCGGCTTGGTCGACTCGCCGTTGTAGACGATGTTGTGGTAAATCTCGTCGGAGATGAGGAAGAGGTCGTATTCTTTCGCAATCGCGATGATCTCGCGCAGGACGCGCTCGGGGTAGACGGCGCCGGTGGGGTTGTCCGGATTGATGATCAGGATGCCTGAGATGGCCGGGTTGTACTTCACTGACAGGCGCAGGTCGTCGAGGTCGGGATACCAGTTGTTGTCCGGGTTAAGCCGGTAGGAGACGGGCTTCTGCCCGGCATGAGCGGCCTCGGCGGAGGAGTGGGTGGAGTAGGTCGGCGAGGGGCCGATAACCCGCGCCTCGCGGCGCAGAAAGCCATAGACCTTCTGGATCGCGTCGCCGAGGCCGTTGAAAAAGAGGATGTCGTCGGGGGTGATCTGTGCCTTGCCCCGCTTGTTGGTCAACTCGGCCAGGTACTGGCGCGTCTCCAGCACGCCGCGGGTGGGGCAGTAGCCGTAGGCGCAGTCCTTCATGGCCAGGTCGGCGACGATTTTCTTCATCCAGTCGGGGATCTTTTCCCCCTTGGCCACCGGGTCGCCGATGTTTTCCATGTTGGTCTTGATGCCGAGCGCCTTGAGCTTGTCGGCGATGTCGACGATGGCCCTGATTTCGTAGGTCAGTTCGCCGGCACCGATGTGGACGATGTTATTGCGCATGGTTCTTCTCCCCGTTCTGTTGATGCCGATGGTATGGCCCGTCGCTGTTGACGGGCCCAGGTGTGACGCAAACAAAAAGGCCATGGGCGTTCTGCCCATGGCCTTTGGTCCTTGATGCGGGACGGGAGCCGTAAGGCTCCTCAGCGGCGGCGGGCAGACGCTGGACGCGCGGCCGCCGCAGCGGCCGCGATGGTAGCTCGCGCCGCGTTGTTGGAAGTCTGAATGGTAGGGGTCATACTCGTCATGTGTTTACGCTCCGTGTCGGAATTGGGTAGCACAGGGGCGGGGGTAAAGTCAACCATTTCCTGTGAGAACCTGCCTTGCCTGGTACGGCAATGCCCGCCCCTCACCCCTTATCCAGCCTCTTCAACCCCCACTTCTGTGCTGTCGCCTGCGCCGCCGCCATCTCGGCACGGGTCGGTCGGCGGTCGAGGGGCGGAAATTCGTCGGCGCGGTAACAGGGGCGGTACTGATCCATCAGGTTTAGGTAAGTGTCCCTTGAGATTTCGCGGGCGAGGAAGGCCAGGATGCGGTCGGTGCCGGCCAGGTTTTCGGGCAGGACGAGGTGCCGCACCAGCAGGCCCCGCCGGGCGATGCCGGAATCGAGAACCAGGTCGCCGACCTGGCGGTGCATCTCCTTGACCGCCATCTGGTTGACCTCGGCATAGTCCCTGACTCCGAGGTACCTGCAGGCCACCTCGGAGTCGGCGAACTTCATGTCCGGCAGGTAGATGTCGATCACCCCGTCGAGCAGTGTCAGGGCTTCAGGACTGTCGTAACCGCCGCTGTTCCAGACCAGTGGCAGCCGCAGTCCCTTGTCGGCGGCAATCAGCACGGCCGACAGGATCTGGGCGGCCACATGGCTGGGGGTGACGAAATTGATGTTGTGGCATCCCGTCTCCTGGAGTCCGAGCATGAGGTCGGCCAACTCTTCGGCGGTCACCTCTCGTCCCTCGCCGCGGTGGCTGATTTCCCAGTTCTGGCAGAAGACGCAGGCGAGGCTGCACCAGGAGAAGAAAATGGTTCCCGAGCCGCTCCAGCCGGAGAGGGGACGCTCCTCGCCATGATGCGGGCCGGCGCTGTAGACCGTTGCCCGCTCGCCGGTGCGGCACACGGCCCCCTTGGTCGACAGCAGGCGGTTGACATGGCAACCGCGGGCGCACAGGTCGCAGCGCTCAAGGTGTTCGCGGGCGCGGCGGGCTCGTTCGGCCAGTTCGCCAGTGCGCAGCAGCTTCAGGTAGGCAGGTTCGAGGGGGTCGCTCATACGTTTTTCGTGGCGCTCAGTCCACCCGCACGAAGTCGTAACGATCCATCATTTCGCGGGTCAGCAGCCCGACACCGCAGCGGTCGCCGATCGTCTCGACCACCACCACGGCATCGGGATGCTCGAAATCTACCTGCGCCGGTTTTCTGCCGGCCGCGGCCAGGGTCTGTTCGATAAAGGCGTCGAGCTCGCGCTCCACTTCGGGTGAGACAATCTGCCCCTTGAGACCGCGCCGCTCCAGGCGGACGTAAAATCGCTTGCCCTCCAAAAACTCGACATAGGGGAGCAGGGCCGCCTTCGCTTTCACCGAAAACTCCTCCAGATGAAAAACGAAGACCCGTTCGAGGGGCACCACCCGGCCCAGGTCCTGGAAGGCGATCCATTGTTTCTGCCGCTTTTCCCGGATGCTCTCCAGGAAAATCCTTGGATCCTCGACTCTGCCGATAATGACGCCCAGGAATTCGGTCCTGCGGAATTCTCCGTGCGGCGAAAGTTCCTGCAGCAGGTGGCGGAAGCGGCCATTGCTGGCCTGGGTGACGACGACGTTGAATGCCCGCATACGCGGCTCCTTGGCGGTTCTTTTATTCTGAGTCTAGCGAAGGGGACGGGAATGGCAAGGGCAACGCGGGGACGGGGAGATCAGAGGGCGTGGGCTGCCTGCAGGAGAGCATGTACCGCTTCGGTCAGATGCTGGTAGCCGCGAGCGTTGGGGTGGATGTAATCACTTTTGCGGGAGCGGTCCGAGAGGATGCCGGCAAGGGTGTCGCCATCGTAGGGAATGGCGAATTCCCCGGCGATTCTCGCGTAAAAGGCGGGAGGCGCAAGGCTCAGGTCGGGTTTAGGCACGCCGATCAGCACGACATCGATCCCCCGCTCCCGGGCCAGACTGACCATGGCGCGGAGATTCTTCGCCGCCTGCTCCTCGTCGATGCGCCGCAGCAGGTCGTTGCCGCCGTGGCAGAGAATGAGCAGGGCCGGGCGATGGCGGTCAAGAAGCTGCGGTAACCTGACCAACCCATCGGCAGTTACTTCACCGGGGACTCCAGCATTGATCACCGGCCGCTGAATCAGCTGTTCAAGCCGGAATGGATAGCTTTCGTTTGCGTCGGCGCCGGTGCCGTGGGTCAGGCTGTCGCCGAAGGCCAGAACGGTGGCGTTCTCGGGCAGCGACCGGAGTTGCGGCGGTCGCTCCCGGCAGCCTGCCGCCAGCAGCACCAGAACCGACCCGAGCAGCACCAGAGCCGACCATCGACCAGGCCAGGTATATCGACAATCTTTTCGTAGCATGGGTCAGCTGAGCCCGTGGTCTGCTGCCGGCCTGTCGCAGAGGCAGGTCCTGGTCGAGCCGGCGATGGTTAGCGTGGACGGGGTCTGGAATAGATCGAACGATCCGCTTCGGGCAAGGCGGCCGGTTGGGCGATGGCTGGCGCAATGCCGGCTATATCGTCAAGAACTGCCATGGCCTCCCTGGTGTAAGGATCTTCGTTCACTTCCCGCAACCAGAGGCGCTGTTTTTCCTCCGGTCCGGCGGCCGAATTTTTCTGCG encodes the following:
- a CDS encoding pyridoxal phosphate-dependent aminotransferase: MRNNIVHIGAGELTYEIRAIVDIADKLKALGIKTNMENIGDPVAKGEKIPDWMKKIVADLAMKDCAYGYCPTRGVLETRQYLAELTNKRGKAQITPDDILFFNGLGDAIQKVYGFLRREARVIGPSPTYSTHSSAEAAHAGQKPVSYRLNPDNNWYPDLDDLRLSVKYNPAISGILIINPDNPTGAVYPERVLREIIAIAKEYDLFLISDEIYHNIVYNGESTKPISDLIGDVPAIAMKGISKEAPWPGARCGWIEVYNADKDPMFKQYVSSILNSKMVEVCSTTLPQKAIPALLSHPKYPAYLEERKSRYERCSNIAYDILKGVPGLKVNRTNGAFYMAVAFDKGRLTEKQTLPIKVKEVRELVEGLVSQPGCSLDKRFVYYLLASTGICTVPLSSFCTPEMGFRITLLERDEKEFTKIFQTIAESVTAYLGS
- a CDS encoding radical SAM protein, which encodes MSDPLEPAYLKLLRTGELAERARRAREHLERCDLCARGCHVNRLLSTKGAVCRTGERATVYSAGPHHGEERPLSGWSGSGTIFFSWCSLACVFCQNWEISHRGEGREVTAEELADLMLGLQETGCHNINFVTPSHVAAQILSAVLIAADKGLRLPLVWNSGGYDSPEALTLLDGVIDIYLPDMKFADSEVACRYLGVRDYAEVNQMAVKEMHRQVGDLVLDSGIARRGLLVRHLVLPENLAGTDRILAFLAREISRDTYLNLMDQYRPCYRADEFPPLDRRPTRAEMAAAQATAQKWGLKRLDKG
- a CDS encoding THUMP domain-containing protein, which produces MRAFNVVVTQASNGRFRHLLQELSPHGEFRRTEFLGVIIGRVEDPRIFLESIREKRQKQWIAFQDLGRVVPLERVFVFHLEEFSVKAKAALLPYVEFLEGKRFYVRLERRGLKGQIVSPEVERELDAFIEQTLAAAGRKPAQVDFEHPDAVVVVETIGDRCGVGLLTREMMDRYDFVRVD
- a CDS encoding arylesterase; the encoded protein is MLRKDCRYTWPGRWSALVLLGSVLVLLAAGCRERPPQLRSLPENATVLAFGDSLTHGTGADANESYPFRLEQLIQRPVINAGVPGEVTADGLVRLPQLLDRHRPALLILCHGGNDLLRRIDEEQAAKNLRAMVSLARERGIDVVLIGVPKPDLSLAPPAFYARIAGEFAIPYDGDTLAGILSDRSRKSDYIHPNARGYQHLTEAVHALLQAAHAL